In Rahnella variigena, one DNA window encodes the following:
- a CDS encoding fimbrial protein, producing the protein MKLKFFQYMFLFVLINAIHLRSYAADVMVSINGALRDQNCNVNSEDLTKNVVFSDLNTSAFKAPGNVSNKEEIDIGLDCLGTSSNISYQFTGEANELDPTLLKIKGQPDMSEPLAQGLAIEILDDKGNRIPLNTKLALGSPVTTEKYTLKFFLQYRAVAVPVAAGDASSVLFLDMYYD; encoded by the coding sequence TTGAAACTTAAATTTTTCCAGTATATGTTCTTGTTTGTTCTGATCAACGCTATACACCTACGCAGTTACGCTGCTGATGTGATGGTGAGTATCAATGGCGCCTTGAGAGATCAAAATTGTAATGTAAATAGTGAAGACCTCACCAAGAATGTTGTTTTTTCTGACTTGAATACATCTGCCTTCAAAGCGCCAGGGAATGTGAGTAATAAGGAAGAGATAGACATTGGTTTAGACTGCCTGGGTACTTCGAGCAACATTTCTTACCAATTTACAGGTGAGGCCAATGAACTGGATCCGACGTTGCTAAAGATTAAGGGCCAGCCAGATATGTCGGAACCTCTTGCGCAAGGGCTTGCTATTGAAATATTAGATGACAAAGGTAACCGAATTCCTTTGAATACCAAGTTAGCCCTGGGTTCACCTGTAACGACCGAAAAATATACTTTAAAATTCTTCTTGCAATACAGAGCGGTCGCAGTCCCTGTTGCAGCTGGTGACGCGTCATCAGTACTTTTCCTGGATATGTATTATGATTAA
- a CDS encoding fimbria/pilus outer membrane usher protein, with the protein MYSLRFITFALLFVRIAQVHAEDYFNPLFLGSDVASLHDLSFISKNNNVTPGVYYFDVYVGDKFIKNSKIRFVEVNSKEKKVEPCFTSELVDLMPFNDSLKKKLRAIGDNSKCIDLQKNVSGSSYQVEMSKLLLRISIPQIYLDATRSSLADVRDWDDGIPVFISNYDFTGSNSKNTNNSNFSSSYFSFNNKLNYGAWRFNGNIYWNQSHYGVSHHNEKKINNVFASRAIQGLKSNLIIGQNSLGSNLFDSLTYTGVTLATSEEMRPESERGYSPPIKGIADSRSKLTIRQNGVIVYQTYVDAGPYDIKDLNPVGSSGDYQVELIAADGTVKNFIIPYSTLPNLLKTGLYNYSATAGELDLQAARKASFFQGSASFGLPHETTIYGGTQLSGNYRSLGLGLAKDLGGIGALSFDAINSYYTEDAHDKEVGQSYRVLYSKSFQDIGTNIQITGYRYSTSNYYSLNEAVQKNNNQYIDPLTGESVNYNYSGARKASYQWNISQNLNNFGQLSLWGNTTDYWNGGTSKNIQAGWNKTFNKLNNMMLSLSFNKYEYNKTKNNLFFVSFTIPLSGRGRNNIAYISNSYTYNKQDGTYNNNTSLYGTALDNRMDYNINQSINREHDNNTTYLSANYRSDYARFKSGLTFSPVTKQADYGVSGSILAHENGIVFSQQANDTAILVEAAGASGARINRAGENITIDKHGYALIPYASPYHYNDVELDPLTFGDDFDVEGRVIKVAPTRGAVSKVVFDVKRGYNFLVSVKYKNKPIRFGTIVSEEGNNSFAIANDDGTVYLTGVSNNATYKVKWDDEDTCKFVIHYDENFKSRTINRTQVECH; encoded by the coding sequence ATGTATTCCTTAAGATTTATTACATTTGCTTTGCTTTTTGTACGCATAGCTCAGGTACATGCTGAGGATTATTTCAATCCATTGTTCTTAGGTAGTGATGTAGCTTCTCTGCATGACTTATCATTTATATCTAAAAATAATAACGTTACACCTGGCGTTTATTATTTTGATGTTTATGTAGGCGACAAATTCATCAAGAACAGTAAAATTCGTTTTGTCGAAGTGAATTCTAAGGAAAAAAAAGTTGAACCGTGCTTCACATCTGAGTTAGTTGACCTTATGCCATTTAACGATAGTCTAAAAAAGAAATTGCGAGCTATTGGAGATAATAGTAAATGCATAGACTTACAAAAAAATGTTAGTGGCTCATCGTATCAGGTCGAGATGTCGAAGCTGCTTCTGAGAATATCTATACCTCAAATATATCTTGATGCCACACGCTCTAGCCTGGCTGATGTAAGAGACTGGGATGATGGTATTCCCGTATTTATTAGTAATTATGACTTTACCGGGAGTAACTCAAAAAACACAAATAACTCCAATTTTTCATCGTCTTATTTTAGCTTTAATAATAAGCTGAACTACGGAGCATGGCGTTTTAATGGTAATATCTACTGGAATCAGAGTCATTACGGTGTAAGTCATCACAATGAAAAAAAGATAAATAACGTCTTTGCGAGCAGAGCTATTCAGGGGCTTAAAAGCAATCTAATCATAGGTCAAAATTCATTAGGATCTAATTTATTTGATTCACTTACCTATACTGGTGTTACACTGGCTACATCTGAAGAAATGCGTCCGGAAAGTGAAAGAGGGTATTCACCTCCGATTAAAGGTATAGCAGATAGCCGCTCTAAGTTAACAATTAGACAAAATGGTGTAATTGTATACCAAACTTATGTTGATGCAGGCCCCTACGATATTAAGGATTTGAACCCGGTAGGTAGCAGTGGTGATTATCAGGTAGAACTCATTGCTGCAGACGGTACTGTTAAAAATTTTATAATTCCCTACTCTACATTGCCTAATTTGTTAAAAACGGGACTATATAATTATTCTGCTACAGCAGGCGAACTTGATCTCCAGGCTGCCAGGAAAGCATCATTTTTTCAAGGTTCTGCTTCATTTGGCTTGCCGCATGAAACTACAATTTATGGTGGTACTCAGTTATCAGGAAATTATCGATCCTTAGGACTCGGTTTAGCAAAAGATTTAGGTGGGATTGGTGCGCTATCATTTGATGCCATCAATTCGTATTACACTGAGGATGCGCATGACAAAGAAGTTGGACAATCCTATAGAGTGTTGTACTCAAAGTCTTTCCAGGATATTGGAACAAATATACAGATAACCGGCTATAGATATTCAACATCTAATTATTACTCACTTAATGAAGCGGTTCAAAAAAATAACAACCAGTATATTGACCCGCTTACTGGAGAGTCAGTGAACTATAATTATTCCGGTGCAAGGAAAGCTTCATATCAGTGGAATATATCCCAAAATCTAAACAATTTTGGGCAGTTATCTCTATGGGGTAATACTACGGATTATTGGAACGGCGGTACATCGAAAAACATTCAAGCAGGTTGGAATAAAACCTTTAACAAACTCAATAACATGATGCTGTCCTTAAGTTTTAATAAATATGAGTACAATAAAACAAAAAATAATTTGTTTTTTGTATCTTTTACCATACCCCTTTCCGGTCGCGGGCGGAACAACATTGCATATATTTCCAATAGCTATACTTATAACAAACAGGATGGAACATACAATAATAATACAAGCTTGTATGGTACTGCGTTAGACAATAGAATGGATTATAATATAAATCAAAGTATTAACAGAGAACATGATAACAATACAACATATCTTTCCGCTAATTATAGGTCTGATTATGCAAGATTTAAATCAGGTTTAACATTCTCCCCTGTAACAAAACAAGCAGATTACGGAGTTAGCGGTTCTATTTTAGCACATGAAAATGGTATTGTTTTCTCTCAACAAGCGAATGACACTGCGATCCTGGTTGAAGCTGCTGGTGCTAGCGGAGCAAGAATTAACCGGGCAGGAGAAAACATTACTATAGATAAGCATGGGTATGCTCTTATCCCCTATGCATCGCCATATCATTATAATGATGTTGAATTGGATCCTTTAACATTTGGTGATGACTTTGATGTAGAAGGCAGAGTTATCAAAGTGGCGCCAACGCGAGGCGCTGTCTCGAAAGTAGTTTTTGATGTTAAAAGAGGCTATAACTTCTTAGTTTCGGTTAAATATAAAAACAAACCTATACGATTTGGAACAATCGTGAGCGAAGAAGGAAATAACTCATTCGCTATTGCCAATGATGATGGAACAGTATATCTGACTGGAGTCAGTAACAATGCCACCTATAAAGTAAAATGGGATGATGAGGACACTTGTAAATTTGTAATACATTATGACGAGAATTTTAAATCCAGAACAATAAATAGAACTCAGGTCGAATGTCATTGA
- a CDS encoding fimbrial protein: MIKQFLICLGFIFTCFPGSAEQITINISAKLSSSTCSLSSGSNNSVVNMTTGLLNGKNLGVPFGLTPFNIIIENCPLEINTVNVRFTGASDEKMPNLLQINSGAEGEANGVAIGLYDMNITNLDIRNNFSSFNLTHSSDINKLSFYAAYVKTSGEMSPGKVTGVTSFEISYD, encoded by the coding sequence ATGATTAAACAATTTTTAATTTGTCTGGGTTTTATTTTTACCTGTTTTCCAGGTAGTGCTGAGCAGATAACTATAAATATCAGTGCAAAGTTGAGCTCATCAACTTGCTCTCTTTCTTCCGGGAGCAATAACTCCGTTGTTAACATGACGACTGGACTCTTAAATGGTAAGAATTTAGGAGTCCCTTTTGGTCTCACACCATTTAATATAATAATTGAAAATTGTCCTTTAGAAATTAACACAGTCAACGTGAGATTTACTGGAGCTAGCGATGAGAAAATGCCTAATTTGCTTCAGATTAATTCTGGTGCAGAGGGTGAAGCAAATGGTGTAGCCATTGGATTATATGACATGAATATAACTAACCTGGACATCAGGAATAATTTTAGTAGCTTTAATTTAACTCATTCATCGGATATTAATAAACTAAGTTTCTACGCTGCCTATGTTAAAACATCTGGCGAAATGTCTCCCGGAAAAGTCACGGGCGTCACATCATTTGAAATCTCCTATGACTAG
- a CDS encoding fimbrial protein, whose amino-acid sequence MNKSTYLFPFFIVLTLICFPKEGLAVVESYYSRNYTSGDIVINNAADSMAFATVLAGSGIGRQVKICSNNTINYSLRRVDYVPVASYLGQTYSSAGSSVMYLFDTGAPGFALIPFYNVSSNAAMITYGQTVRTTVWSGNYDNGARVYNGIPTTYGSYIWKGSDRPNDGYTLIPGQEMFRFECYDETNTLQEIIHISTGSANVRASIRTCTPNVVTASVDMGAVAMSSLLNSAASQLINTQQVTFSLVCDPSIALYYSVSDLNNPANRSTITSLTSDSTASGIGFTLTNSSGTQLSFGPDGSAKDIPGQTKYFIGNSGGVVGSDKNLPMALTLGFSYVRDTSKDLKSGTAKSLIGITYSYQ is encoded by the coding sequence ATGAACAAAAGCACTTACTTGTTCCCTTTTTTTATAGTATTAACCTTAATTTGTTTTCCTAAAGAAGGTCTTGCTGTAGTTGAGTCTTATTACTCGAGGAATTATACTTCTGGGGACATTGTTATTAATAATGCTGCGGATAGCATGGCATTTGCTACTGTCTTAGCTGGTTCGGGGATAGGCAGGCAGGTAAAAATATGTTCGAACAATACAATTAATTATAGCCTTAGAAGGGTTGATTACGTTCCAGTTGCAAGCTATTTAGGTCAGACTTATTCAAGTGCAGGTTCTAGTGTTATGTATTTGTTTGATACTGGCGCACCGGGGTTTGCACTAATTCCCTTTTATAATGTGTCATCTAATGCAGCGATGATAACTTACGGACAAACAGTCAGAACTACTGTCTGGAGTGGTAATTATGATAATGGTGCACGCGTTTATAATGGAATACCTACTACTTATGGTTCGTATATTTGGAAAGGTTCAGACCGCCCTAATGATGGCTATACCTTAATTCCGGGGCAAGAAATGTTCCGTTTCGAATGTTACGATGAAACAAATACCCTCCAGGAAATTATTCATATCAGTACAGGTAGCGCAAATGTAAGAGCTTCAATTAGAACTTGTACCCCAAATGTCGTGACAGCTTCTGTTGACATGGGGGCTGTGGCCATGTCTTCTTTACTCAATTCGGCTGCATCACAATTAATAAATACTCAGCAGGTAACATTCTCGCTTGTTTGCGATCCAAGCATCGCACTGTATTACTCAGTTTCAGATTTAAATAATCCTGCTAATCGAAGCACTATCACCTCCTTAACCTCTGATTCAACAGCTTCGGGTATAGGTTTCACATTAACGAATTCTTCCGGAACCCAGCTTTCTTTCGGTCCTGATGGCTCAGCAAAAGATATCCCCGGCCAGACTAAGTATTTTATTGGCAACAGCGGCGGTGTTGTGGGTTCTGACAAAAACCTTCCGATGGCACTTACTTTAGGATTTAGTTACGTCCGTGATACATCCAAAGACTTAAAGAGTGGTACTGCAAAATCATTGATAGGCATTACTTATTCTTATCAATAA
- a CDS encoding fimbrial biogenesis chaperone, whose translation MTRIVFILILSLIILSADSLAGVSVVGTRFIITQNTKSLPIKIINDNENDYLVKTNISGNDEGRFVVTPPLFLLAKNTSNIQMLIPDKIENIKADQLYSLTIAFIPNSKKMKDFSTISLALRSHFNLIYRHDNLSKFDPALLALVKEGNDVFWLRNHSNFVLTINIKYPSTEKLDSRITLIPEGKVNVSKFCKLKKCNFWVFVVDDDDSILKKIHMNNFNS comes from the coding sequence ATGACTAGAATAGTTTTTATCTTAATATTGTCTCTGATTATATTGAGTGCGGACTCTCTGGCAGGTGTTTCTGTCGTCGGAACCCGTTTTATAATTACTCAAAATACCAAAAGTTTGCCTATAAAAATCATCAATGACAATGAAAATGATTATTTAGTCAAAACCAATATTTCTGGAAACGATGAAGGTCGCTTTGTCGTAACCCCTCCTTTATTTTTACTTGCTAAGAACACATCTAATATACAGATGCTGATCCCAGATAAAATAGAAAATATTAAAGCCGACCAACTATATTCACTGACTATTGCATTTATACCCAACTCAAAGAAAATGAAGGATTTCAGTACAATATCATTGGCACTGAGGTCACATTTTAATTTGATTTACAGACATGATAATCTCTCAAAATTTGATCCTGCGCTCCTTGCCTTGGTAAAGGAAGGTAATGACGTTTTTTGGTTAAGAAATCATTCCAATTTCGTTTTGACTATCAATATAAAATATCCGAGCACTGAGAAATTAGATAGCAGAATAACTTTAATTCCTGAAGGGAAAGTCAATGTAAGTAAATTTTGCAAATTGAAGAAATGTAATTTTTGGGTTTTTGTAGTCGACGATGATGACTCAATACTTAAAAAAATACATATGAATAATTTTAATAGTTGA